A stretch of the Paramormyrops kingsleyae isolate MSU_618 chromosome 16, PKINGS_0.4, whole genome shotgun sequence genome encodes the following:
- the cdca7a gene encoding cell division cycle-associated protein 7a — MRPSRTKRGLTPQLPYTRMSLRSYRNVALVPMESSSSSSSDDSCDSFGSDGFANTKKSVKQPKVTKVVRGPAEDKAQSASEDREFSKGMEAMKVDSDSEASGPQRRTRRSHILKVALKFPVRKASEPKPTVKPLPRHGGSEPDSDEGENFMDKRALNIKENKAMLAKLMAELNKVPGLFPRRPSSLSADSPRRVPRRSLEAAGPCRRNPERVSRPHTRSRSAVDGPPSPVREDPEDRFTLVRRSRFYEEDDEPGEPRRRGYQGALAIPHVVRPVSEVTQEELNNICFTVRDKVYNRCTGSTCHQCRQKTTDTKTNCRNPECVGVRGQFCGPCLRNRYGEEVRDALLDPDWQCPPCRGICNCSFCRAREGRCATGVLVYLAKYHGYDNVHAYLKSLKRELEEEENQ, encoded by the exons atgcgCCCATCTCGCACGAAG CGTGGTCTGACCCCCCAGTTACCATATACCAGGATGAGTCTGCGCAGCTATCGGAATGTCGCCCTGGTGCCGATGGAGTCGTCTTCCTCGTCCTCTTCTGATGACAGCTGTGACAGTTTTGGTTCAGATGGCTTTGCCAACACT AAGAAATCCGTGAAGCAGCCCAAGGTGACGAAGGTGGTCAGGGGCCCTGCGGAGGACAAGGCACAGAGTGCGTCTGAAGACAGAGAGTTCAGCAAGGGGATGGAGGCTATG AAAGTGGACTCTGATTCTGAGGCTTCCGGGCCTCAGCGCCGGACCAGACGCTCGCACATCCTGAAGGTGGCGCTGAAGTTCCCCGTCAGGAAGGCGAGCGAACCGAAGCCCACAGTGAAGCCCCTGCCTCGGCATGGAGGGTCCGAGCCTGACTCAGACGAGGGGGAGAACTTCATGGACAAGCGAGCACTTAACATAAAAGAGAACAAGGCAATG CTGGCGAAGCTCATGGCGGAGCTGAATAAAGTGCCTGGGCTCTTTCCCCGAAGGCCTTCCTCACTGTCGGCGGACTCG CCTCGCCGCGTGCCACGCCGATCTCTGGAGGCAGCCGGACCCTGCCGGAGGAACCCAGAGCGTGTCTCCCGACCGCACACGCGCTCTCGCTCTGCTGTGGATGGACCGCCCAGCCCAGTTCGCGAGGACCCAGAGGACCGGTTCACTCTGGTGCGCAGGAGCCGTTTCTATGAGGAGGATGACGAACCG GGGGAGCCCCGAAGGCGTGGATACCAAGGGGCGCTGGCCATTCCCCACGTGGTGCGGCCGGTGAGCGAGGTCACCCAGGAGGAGCTGAACAACATCTGCTTCACCGTCAGAGACAAAGTGTACAACCGCTGCACC GGCTCCACATGCCATCAGTGCCGCCAAAAGACCACAGACACAAAGACCAACTGCCGCAACCCCGAGTGTGTCGGGGTCCGAGGTCAGTTCTGCGGGCCATGCCTACGCAACCGCTATGGAGAGGAGGTCCGCGACGCCCTGCTGGACCCG GACTGGCAGTGCCCCCCCTGCAGGGGCATATGCAACTGCAGCTTCTGCCGGGCCCGCGAGGGTCGCTGTGCTACGGGCGTCCTGGTCTACCTGGCGAAGTACCACGGCTATGACAACGTGCACGCCTACCTGAAAAG CCTGAAAAGGgagttggaggaggaggagaaccAGTAA